From a single Bacillus marinisedimentorum genomic region:
- the gmk gene encoding guanylate kinase, whose protein sequence is MKQKGLLIVLSGPSGVGKGTVRKALFEKEETKLQYSISMTTRKPREGEVDGVDYFFKSKEEFEELIRNDKLLEWAEYVGNYYGTPVDYVRQTLDEGKDVLLEIEVQGALQVRKRFPEGVFLFLAPPSLDELRSRIENRGTETEELILNRMNVARDEIEMMSAYDYVVVNDEINNACDRINAIVTAEHCKRERVEEQFKQMMGAE, encoded by the coding sequence ATGAAACAAAAAGGTTTGTTAATCGTACTTTCCGGGCCTTCCGGAGTAGGAAAGGGCACTGTCCGCAAGGCGCTGTTTGAAAAGGAAGAAACAAAGCTCCAATACTCCATTTCCATGACCACCCGCAAACCGCGTGAAGGGGAAGTCGACGGTGTCGATTATTTTTTTAAATCAAAAGAAGAGTTTGAAGAACTGATCCGCAACGATAAACTGCTGGAGTGGGCTGAATATGTAGGCAACTACTATGGGACCCCTGTGGATTATGTAAGGCAAACCCTTGATGAAGGCAAGGATGTGCTGCTGGAAATTGAAGTGCAGGGAGCACTGCAAGTACGCAAAAGGTTTCCGGAAGGCGTCTTTTTGTTCCTTGCACCGCCGAGCCTTGACGAGCTGCGCTCTCGCATTGAAAATCGCGGGACCGAAACTGAGGAACTCATTCTAAACAGAATGAACGTTGCCCGCGATGAGATTGAAATGATGTCGGCATATGATTATGTCGTTGTCAACGATGAAATTAATAATGCCTGTGACCGAATCAACGCCATCGTGACTGCCGAGCATTGTAAAAGGGAACGGGTGGAAGAACAATTTAAACAGATGATGGGAGCTGAGTAG
- the rpoZ gene encoding DNA-directed RNA polymerase subunit omega gives MLYPSIDTLMEKIDSKYTLVTLAAKRARQIQEDRRTLIDSPSSNKYVGMALEEIQDGKLKVDVPE, from the coding sequence ATGCTTTATCCTTCAATTGACACATTAATGGAGAAAATCGATTCTAAATATACACTCGTTACACTGGCAGCCAAAAGAGCGAGACAAATCCAGGAGGACCGGAGAACGCTCATAGACAGTCCTTCGTCAAACAAGTACGTCGGGATGGCGCTCGAAGAAATACAGGATGGTAAATTGAAAGTTGATGTTCCTGAATAA
- the coaBC gene encoding bifunctional phosphopantothenoylcysteine decarboxylase/phosphopantothenate--cysteine ligase CoaBC, with translation MMEGKNILLCVSGGIAVYKAAALASKLSQTGANVKVIMTDSARQFVSPLTFQSLSRNPVYTDTFDEKDAAVIAHIDLADWADLVIVAPATANVIGKLANGIADDMLSTTLLAVRAPVWLAPAMNVHMYAHPAVRENMDKLAERGHQFIEPGEGYLACGYTGKGRLEEPETIAGHAAEYFRKSGSLKGKKLIVTAGPTVERVDPVRFFTNRSTGKMGFAIAEEAAEQGAEVVLVSGPVSLADPPGVHVVRVETAEEMFNAVMDHYERADIVVKAAAVADYRPVEIHGQKMKKSEGSLMLEMERTKDILKTLGSQKSGQVLVGFAAESERVEEYARKKLESKNLDIIVANNINEAGSGFGSDTNSVQIYKRDGSSRELPLLAKREVAKVILAEAVELIKGKHE, from the coding sequence ATGATGGAAGGCAAAAATATTTTGTTATGTGTAAGCGGCGGCATCGCCGTTTATAAGGCTGCGGCTTTGGCCAGCAAGCTTTCCCAGACTGGTGCGAATGTAAAGGTGATTATGACGGATTCAGCCCGGCAATTCGTATCTCCGCTCACGTTTCAATCGCTTTCCCGCAATCCGGTCTACACGGATACATTTGATGAAAAAGATGCAGCGGTCATCGCCCATATTGATCTCGCCGACTGGGCTGACCTCGTGATTGTCGCGCCTGCAACAGCGAATGTCATTGGGAAACTGGCCAACGGGATTGCCGATGACATGTTATCGACCACCCTGCTGGCTGTCCGCGCCCCGGTCTGGCTTGCCCCGGCAATGAATGTCCATATGTACGCCCACCCGGCAGTCCGGGAAAACATGGATAAGCTGGCCGAAAGAGGACACCAGTTCATTGAACCGGGTGAAGGATATCTCGCATGCGGTTATACTGGCAAGGGCCGCCTGGAAGAGCCTGAGACCATCGCCGGACACGCGGCCGAATATTTCCGTAAATCAGGTTCGCTCAAAGGGAAAAAGCTGATTGTGACGGCCGGCCCTACTGTTGAAAGGGTTGATCCTGTCAGGTTTTTCACAAACAGGTCAACAGGAAAGATGGGTTTCGCCATCGCTGAAGAGGCGGCTGAGCAAGGGGCCGAAGTCGTTCTCGTTTCAGGTCCTGTTTCGCTGGCTGATCCGCCGGGTGTCCATGTCGTAAGGGTGGAAACGGCCGAAGAAATGTTCAATGCGGTAATGGATCATTACGAACGGGCTGACATTGTCGTAAAAGCTGCCGCTGTTGCCGATTATCGTCCTGTTGAGATTCATGGGCAGAAAATGAAGAAGAGCGAAGGGTCTCTCATGCTCGAAATGGAACGGACAAAGGACATCCTGAAGACGCTTGGCAGCCAAAAAAGCGGGCAGGTGCTTGTCGGTTTTGCTGCCGAGAGTGAACGGGTCGAAGAATATGCCCGCAAGAAACTTGAAAGCAAAAACCTTGATATCATTGTCGCAAACAACATCAATGAAGCGGGGTCGGGCTTCGGTTCAGACACGAATTCGGTTCAAATTTATAAAAGGGACGGCTCTTCAAGGGAACTGCCGCTATTGGCAAAAAGGGAAGTCGCAAAGGTTATTCTTGCAGAAGCAGTCGAATTAATAAAGGGGAAACATGAATGA